One window of Micromonas commoda chromosome 1, complete sequence genomic DNA carries:
- a CDS encoding predicted protein has translation MCNSLNKPFAPLPQKQSNAPTDSPSVQYSGMQIAVQRRHAFVATRPDYIGKGSDKRSGEFRSEKGISGRGDAPQRITGKVGNLSVQTQIKLVEQYRSLKGKSGAAQRLAPGKTSTHPQSLERSGYRKVKEDARYQEELAQRKAAKRAEAHTKTLDSSRPTILVDGYNICGCAEGNDVAVQLKQLFQAGDLQAAQKYLIEELENFAVHCGYTIVCVFDADRAQTKEKSDQIYRAGAGIWVVFSVNNDADSWIEQASLAVLCGENSMEDFLQSFGQPRLGRSVKVKTIKNFKTKPPGPAGSFPSRPNTLRQLILVATNDNALRSIVRSNGAYVISAKALIDEMSMARKAEAAMLRDFAVKVKFGGERRGIGVFMRDSKIEDKLMALYLDAPDMDKGKIVKGEFMGKRKKGKKNKSTKPKMS, from the coding sequence ATGTGTAATTCCCTGAATAAACCATTTGCGCCTTTGCCTCAGAAAcagtcgaacgcgccgaccgACAGCCCGAGTGTCCAGTACAGTGGCATGCAAATCGCTGTTCAGCGTCGTCACGCTTTTGTTGCCACGCGACCAGATTACATTGGAAAAGGCAGTGACAAAAGAAGCGGTGAGTTCCGATCCGAAAAGGGTATTTCGggtcgaggcgacgcgcctcAAAGGATCACGGGAAAAGTCGGCAACCTATCCGTCCAGACACAAATCAAACTTGTTGAGCAGTATCGCTCCCTCAAGGGCAAATCAGGAGCGGCACAAAGGCTGGCACCAGGGAAAACTTCAACACATCCACAGTCGCTCGAACGCAGTGGTTACCGCAAAGTAAAAGAGGACGCGAGGTATCAGGAAGAGTTGGCGCAGCGGAAGGCAGCCAAGCGGGCTGAAGCTCATACGAAGACGCTTGATAGCTCCCGTCCCACTATTCTCGTGGATGGTTACAATATTTGTGGGTGTGCAGAGGGCAATGATGTCGCAGTGCAATTAAAACAGCTGTTTCAGGCTGGCGACTTACAGGCTGCACAGAAATATCTCATCGAAGAGCTGGAGAACTTCGCGGTCCACTGCGGGTACACAATTGTGTGCGTCTTTGATGCTGATCGTGCGCAAACCAAGGAAAAATCAGATCAAATATATAGAGCGGGGGCTGGCATCTGGGTCGTTTTCTCCGTCAACAACGACGCGGACTCATGGATCGAGCAAGCAAGTTTAGCCGTGCTATGTGGAGAGAACTCGATGGAAGATTTTCTGCAAAGCTTCGGGCAACCTCGACTTGGTCGTTCTGTGAAAGTTAAAACAATTAAAAACTTCAAAACGAAACCTCCTGGGCCTGCAGGAAGCTTTCCATCAAGACCGAACACGCTTCGACAGCTTATCTTGGTGGCCACGAATGACAACGCGCTGAGGTCTATCGTTCGAAGCAATGGAGCCTATGTCATCTCAGCAAAAGCTCTTATTGACGAGATGTCGATGGCGCGCAAGGCAGAGGCAGCTATGTTAAGGGATTTTGCTGTGAAGGTCAAATTTGGAGGCGAAAGGCGCGGAATCGGCGTGTTTATGAGGGACTCCAAAATTGAAGACAAACTCATGGCGCTATATCTCGATGCCCCTGACATGGACAAAGGTAAGATTGTAAAAGGTGAGTTCATGGGTAAACGAAAGAAGGGTAAAAAGAATAAAAGCACAAAACCAAAAATGAGTTGA
- a CDS encoding predicted protein → MQADLEAKTFFEAMPGPRRYQLTTTARCAKELTNLPVVTSNDAYRLGNAVERQGVDWLGARRQVLEHPKSFQDSILYNFLMGDVEEQRAFLGCVADYKRKLDDSPSRSMHHGDNRTIVVPLRLSDKVRFMVEDYPVVNSAIVRYKRMHCPWCDTLVIMTLLVWGEDKNHMFAFSQREYKQSLAVLNSIAKTAQSKDGGNLRVIIRSTLDADSDFVYSAYSPHLVLPVVTPSSWNRLLTFCNSAVLDRHREQSAIDFFDSAIKPKLKAAGRREEILTHYINLESHVPDDVVVNWFQSEVRRTGLAEHSVTIKQMSNWKDWPGRMRPYRVGLRAYDIGVRSIQRAAQEK, encoded by the coding sequence ATGCAGGCGGACCTGGAGGCAAAAACGTTTTTTGAAGCGATGCCGGGTCCGAGGCGCTATCAATTAACTACAACAGCCCGTTGTGCGAAAGAGCTCACCAACCTTCCCGTAGTCACCTCCAACGATGCCTACCGTCTTGGGAATGCAGTCGAGCGTCAAGGAGTTGACTGGCTTGGTGCGCGGCGACAGGTGCTTGAGCACCCAAAATCGTTTCAAGATTCAATTCTTTACAATTTTTTGATGGGCGACGTGGAAGAGCAGCGAGCCTTTTTGGGCTGTGTAGCTGACTACAAGCGCAAGCTTGATGACAGCCCGAGTCGTTCGATGCACCACGGTGACAACAGAACAATCGTGGTCCCCCTTCGACTGAGCGATAAAGTACGGTTTATGGTTGAAGATTATCCTGTTGTGAATAGTGCAATCGTCCGATACAAGCGCATGCATTGCCCGTGGTGTGATACACTTGTGATAATGACTCTATTGGTTTGGGGCGAGGATAAAAATCATATGTTTGCATTCAGTCAAAGGGAATACAAGCAGAGTCTCGCTGTTTTGAATAGTATCGCGAAGACTGCTCAGTCGAAGGATGGCGGTAATCTCAGAGTTATTATCCGCTCGACTCTCGATGCCGATAGCGACTTTGTGTACAGCGCTTACTCCCCTCACCTTGTACTGCCAGTTGTCACGCCCTCTTCCTGGAACCGGCTTTTAACATTTTGTAATAGTGCTGTCCTGGACAGACATAGGGAGCAATCCGCCATCGACTTCTTCGACAGTGCCATCAAGCCAAAACTAAAGGCGGCTGGTCGTCGGGAGGAAATCTTAACGCACTACATAAACCTAGAATCACATGTGCCTGATGATGTTGTGGTGAACTGGTTTCAGAGTGAAGTGAGGCGGACAGGTTTAGCCGAACACTCAGTTACTATTAAACAAATGTCTAACTGGAAGGATTGGCCCGGCAGAATGCGACCTTACCGCGTAGGATTGCGCGCATACGATATTGGCGTGCGATCAATTCAGAGGGCCGCGCAAGAAAAATGA
- a CDS encoding predicted protein encodes MSGSAFSSSAAELEILQTPPPESGKGYIVDDGGLLSRAASGTINSKLAALEKETGFHLNVITIRKLVFEQDPFAFGDKVLETWYPTLEVGNDKGNLLLVKNSKEGAIVGGPAFLKGVGDDILDSILSKNIPYNLEDEKFGEALTSSVDRIVAALEGKEDPGPPTKFIKDKSKTYKTKEETNEKREVFSNVVIGLLVISFVVPMVQYFGYVAGDPDFDDN; translated from the coding sequence ATGTCCGGCAGTGCATTTAGTTCTAGTGCAGCTGAACTTGAAATTCTCCAGACTCCCCCTCCCGAGTCTGGAAAAGGTtacatcgtcgacgacggcggttTGCTCTCTCGTGCAGCATCTGGGACAATTAATTCTAAGCTTGCCGCTCTAGAGAAGGAGACAGGCTTCCACTTGAATGTCATAACCATCCGCAAACTTGTGTTCGAGCAGGATCCATTCGCCTTTGGCGACAAGGTTTTGGAAACATGGTATCCTACTCTTGAAGTTGGCAACGACAAGGGCAACCTTCTTCTCGTGAAAAACTCTAAGGAAGGTGCCATCGTTGGTGGGCCTGCATTTCTGAAGGGTGTTGGTGACGACATTCTTGATTCCATCCTTAGCAAGAACATTCCGTATAACCTCGAAGACGAAAAGTTCGGAGAGGCTCTGACTTCGTCTGTCGAtcgcatcgtcgcggcgctcgagggaaAAGAAGACCCTGGTCCACCGACTAAATTTATCAAGGACAAATCGAAGACATACAAAACTAAGGAGGAAACCAATGAAAAACGAGAAGTCTTCTCAAATGTTGTGATTGGCCTCCTGGTGATTTCATTCGTAGTTCCTATGGTGCAATATTTTGGATACGTCGCGGGCGATCCTGATTTCGATGACAACTAA
- a CDS encoding hypothetical protein (expressed; predicted protein), whose protein sequence is MGVVKKRDSCLSIRPKLIVWDFDLTVLSIHSWAAGIRQKDVADRTLYDDVADLAFFRHFVQRALEQGFAVAIASFGQYEVIQAYMDRIVGRGVFNRENIATPSKFGSKDGRALRGGKVPMLKSLACKMLRASPQELSLRKSDIIFFDDSWDNVCGAIENGFIHSVLVDCRGFCEQLWNEVKCPLGMDNFCDASKLDDSLA, encoded by the exons ATGGGCGTTGTCAAGAAACGTGATTCATGTTTATCAATCAGGCCGAAACTAATCGTTTGGGACTTCGACCTGACAGTTCTTTCGATTCACTCGTGGGCTGCCGGCATTCGCCAAAAGGATGTCGCGGACCGGACGCTGtatgacgacgtcgcggatctTGCTTTCTTTAGACATTTTGTTCAGCGTGCCCTTGAGCAGGGGTTTGCAGTCGCAATAGCCTCTTTTGGTCAATATGAGGTTATTCAAGCGTACATGGACAGGATCGTGGGCAGAGGTGTTTTCAATCGTGAGAACATTGCCACCCCGTCTAAGTTCGGAAGCAAAGACGGTCGCGCGTTAAGAGGGGGGAAAGTTCCGATGCTTAAG TCACTGGCATGCAAAATGTTGCGAGCATCCCCTCAGGAACTTAGTCTCCGCAAATCTGACATAATATTTTTTGACGACAGTTG GGACAACGTGTGTGGTGCAATTGAAAATGGCTTCATCCACTCCGTTCTTGTGGATTGTAGGGGATTCTGCGAACAGCTTTGGAATGAAGTAAAGTGTCCGTTGGGAATGGATAATTTCTGTGATGCGAGTAAGTTGGATGATTCTTTGGCATAG
- a CDS encoding hypothetical protein (conserved predicted protein), whose translation MTTARIQARFKQIDFGYNTLGYARYIKLVPKDARSCEVSRHPRTPDPYQSCSKRNFDGQIKKWRRLLHAYDPKEDFEELQVGKLIRVQRARLCSADISVSRFRTCRLSERDTATFDTTREKKTNKDCAAFGLCMDGRRGLRTGGLGDWESPTEFRGVI comes from the coding sequence ATGACAACGGCTCGAATCCAAGCCCGCTTCAAACAGATTGACTTTGGTTACAATACCCTCGGTTACGCCAGATACATTAAGCTCGTGCCAAAGGATGCACGCAGCTGCGAGGTCAGTCGCCACCCGCGCACACCTGATCCTTACCAGAGTTGTAGCAAGCGGAACTTCGACGGTCAGATAAAAAAGTGGCGACGTCTGCTGCACGCATATGACCCAAAAGAGGACTTTGAGGAGCTCCAGGTAGGAAAACTGATCAGAGTGCAACGTGCTCGTCTCTGCTCCGCCGACATTTCTGTGAGCCGGTTTCGGACTTGTCGGCTCAGCGAGCGGGACACAGCAACCTTTGACACCACACGCGAGAAGAAGACAAACAAAGAttgcgccgcgttcggccTTTGTATGgatgggcggcgagggctcCGAACAGGTGGTCTAGGTGACTGGGAGTCACCGACTGAATTTCGCGGTGTGATATAG
- a CDS encoding glutamyl or glutaminyl tRNA synthetase (Has tRNA synthetases class I (E and Q), catalytic domain. Other tRNA synthetase sub-families are too dissimilar to be included. This family includes only glutamyl and glutaminyl tRNA synthetases), with translation MSEVSMSAGKKAKANYEKIAKKKPDPEGLAIGEEAQAALIQKDYSKAKALFEKARYICEASAIKATKTAKLVRKKNAGGEKLSESVELNDFEQDDKDRDIILPQPGSEGHVFAKHKANLPPGAENYAINTSARMAEHLNATGGKWQTRFPPEPNGYLHIGHAKAMHFDFGVAAKFQGNTYLRFDDTNPAAEKQEYIDSILSSVSWLGHRPFKVTYSSDYFGQLHEFAVKLIKLGKAYVCHQAKAEVTASRQLLKEFQLHCARNNLSRHETPLPSGAESPYRHRSVEDNLRLFEEMSKGVWEEGSCSLRLKGDLRSDITSMWDLAAYRIKFQEHPHSTDAYCIYPTYDYTHCLVDSIENVTHSLCTLEFETRQAPNGPYYWLLHALDMYKPITWEFSRCNITYNVLSKRKLNTLVSQGHVSGWDDPRLLTLEGLRRRGYTPTAINRFCSEMGITRNDNIQHLEKLERCIREELDDDTDRRFAVLNPLPITIRNHPGGSLPVECPSHPKFPERGTRVLNFTSTVFIEREDFREVDDVSFYGLAPGKTVRLLFGYNITCVGLQKDAAGAIVSLEATYDRNSLGSKPPKGTLHWAGSDYVHGEVRVYDKLFSVEVPGKRVATEIAADEVAEQLEDGGVDWLTQLNPCSLVVHQNALLEPLIREIAGSPLTSRFQLQRLGYFTVDKDSSVQKPVLNRIVTLKESKELTALRK, from the coding sequence ATGTCTGAGGTAAGCATGAGCGCCGGAAAGAAGGCAAAAGCAAACTATGAAAAGATCGCGAAGAAAAAGCCAGATCCGGAGGGCCTTGCGATCGGCGAAGAAGCGCAAGCGGCTCTAATTCAAAAGGATTACTCGAAGGCGAAGGCTCTTTTCGAGAAGGCACGGTACATTTGCGAGGCATCCGCTATCAAAGCCACCAAGACAGCAAAGTTAGTTCGCAAGAAGAACGCTGGAGGCGAGAAGCTATCGGAGAGTGTAGAGTTGAACGACTTCGAGCAGGATGATAAAGACAGAGATATAATCCTGCCACAACCTGGGTCTGAAGGACACGTGTTCGCAAAGCACAAAGCGAACCTCCCCCCTGGCGCCGAGAACTACGCAATTAACACATCTGCTCGAATGGCTGAACACCTAAACGCGACAGGTGGAAAATGGCAAACGAGGTTTCCTCCTGAACCAAACGGGTATCTGCACATTGGTCATGCCAAGGCCATGCATTTTGACTTTGGAGTCGCTGCCAAATTTCAGGGAAACACCTACTTGAGGTTCGACGACACAAATCCCGCAGCAGAGAAGCAAGAATATATCGACTCAATTTTAAGCTCTGTATCCTGGCTAGGTCACAGGCCGTTCAAAGTGACTTACAGCTCGGATTACTTCGGCCAGCTTCATGAGTTCGCGGTCAAGTTGATTAAACTTGGGAAGGCATATGTATGCCACCAAGCGAAAGCTGAAGTTACTGCCTCGCGCCAGCTACTTAAAGAGTTTCAGCTCCACTGCGCTCGAAATAATCTTTCAAGGCATGAAACGCCACTTCCTAGTGGGGCAGAGTCCCCTTATAGACATCGCAGCGTTGAGGATAACCTGCGACTATTCGAGGAGATGAGCAAAGGAGTTTGGGAGGAAGGCAGTTGCAGTCTAAGGCTAAAAGGTGATCTTCGATCAGATATAACATCCATGTGGGATCTAGCGGCATACCGCATCAAGTTTCAGGAGCATCCTCACTCTACCGATGCGTACTGCATCTATCCCACCTACGACTATACGCACTGTCTCGTTGACAGTATCGAGAACGTCACACATTCGCTATGCACTTTAGAATTTGAGACACGACAGGCTCCAAATGGACCTTATTACTGGCTTCTCCATGCGTTGGATATGTACAAGCCAATTACTTGGGAGTTTTCACGATGCAACATCACCTACAACGTTTTATCCAAACGAAAACTCAATACGCTGGTGTCACAAGGTCATGTTTCCGGATGGGACGATCCACGATTGCTCACCTTGGAAGGGCTTCGCAGGCGCGGATATACCCCAACAGCTATCAACCGGTTTTGTTCCGAGATGGGTATTACTCGAAACGACAACATACAGCACCTTGAGAAACTTGAGCGATGCATCCGCGAAGAGTTAGATGATGACACTGATCGTAGGTTTGCAGTTTTGAACCCTCTGCCGATAACAATAAGGAATCATCCAGGAGGATCTTTGCCAGTGGAATGCCCGTCACACCCGAAATTTCCAGAACGCGGAACACGGGTTTTGAATTTTACCTCGACTGTTTTCATCGAGCGTGAAGATTTTCGCGAAGTCGATGACGTTTCGTTTTATGGGCTGGCGCCTGGAAAGACTGTACGTTTACTATTTGGATATAATATAACTTGTGTTGGGCTCCAaaaggacgcggcgggtgctATAGTTTCCCTTGAGGCTACATATGATCGTAATTCCCTCGGTTCGAAACCTCCGAAAGGTACTTTACACTGGGCTGGTTCAGACTATGTTCACGGTGAGGTGCGTGTATATGATAAACTTTTTTCAGTTGAGGTGCCTGGTAAAAGAGTTGCGACTGAAATTGCGGCGGATGAGGTAGCGGAACAGCTCGAAGATGGAGGAGTCGATTGGTTGACGCAGCTGAACCCTTGCTCACTTGTTGTTCACCAGAATGCTTTGCTGGAGCCACTCATACGTGAGATCGCTGGAAGTCCACTGACATCTCGATTTCAGCTTCAGCGGCTTGGTTACTTCACGGTAGACAAGGACTCAAGCGTGCAAAAGCCCGTTTTGAACAGAATCGTGACCTTGAAAGAGTCAAAAGAACTCACGGCGCTAAGGAAATGA
- a CDS encoding yippee zinc-binding-like protein (expressed), translated as MGRIFTSHLEGRVYSCKFCKAHLANVEEVVSKSFHCRDGKAYLFNAVVNIRSGVPEERWMTTGRHKVVDIYCNKCMQAVGWKYIEAFEHGQKYKEGKYILERYAEIAIGNFN; from the exons ATGGGTCGAATTTTCACATCTCATCTAGAGGGAAGGGTGTATAGCTGCAAGTTTTGTAAGGCGCACCTTGCAAACGTTGAAGAGGTCGTTTCAAAG TCTTTCCATTGCCGAGACGGCAAAGCATACTTATTCAATGCCGTAGTAAATATCAGGTCTG GCGTGCCTGAAGAAAGGTGGATGACCACCGGCCGTCATAAAGTTGTCGACATCTACTGCAACAAATGCATGCAAGCAGTTGGTTGGAAATAC ATCGAAGCATTTGAGCACGGCCAAAAGTACAAGGAGGGAAAATATATATTAGAAAGGTACGCGGAGATTGCGATTGGCAACTTCAATTGA
- a CDS encoding predicted protein (Alternative splicing variant 2) yields MIEHGTRIKFSPLYGVQGIGEDPFCYVLDLDGFKILLDCGWNDSFDVNLLEPLAKVAAEVDAVLISHPDTEHLGALPYAFGKLGMRCKVYATLPVHKMGLMFMYDHFLSRNANEDFRVFTLDDIDTAFSAFVPVRYAQRSALVGHGAGITITPYAAGHMLGGALWKVHKETDDVVYAVNFNHRREKHLNGTVLESIKRPAVLITDASNARRLPPSKTRENDLIEAILRTVRQDGNVLIPIDPAGRVLELLLVLEERWSQKQLAAYQLVLLTKVAYNTLEFARSHLEWMGEHVGQYFDRERHNAFNTRHLKLCHSIDEFRALPQGPKVVLASFGSLDAGASRHIFVEWAPDPRNLIVFTDRLQPGSLSREVCRLSQLPPGARLPLRISLSQRLKLVGDELLEWQGKEISRSQALVPIKSSTKYRVLREPKPVIESCKPNLDTQCTTMHSQASHRGGRCYVLDGINQVNNANVAIFDDESWYPNVLDFGETITSETFEGYVQIGLQNDHRSGDRIEERPGEFGHTSDPGRVYPDTQFMGLEDSPTKILTETHDVYLRAAVHICDFEGNSDGHSIQTILTHLEPRRVILVRGNPSDTDFLRMQLQKSLLRAEIHAPKQSQMVECISENTTFRLELSQDLLSHTHMRDVAGYQVGWVEGNVLISRGGGDPAATLVPAKSGMICEAQRTGLQPNTGASQTATRETRTQDARVGLDFSREIDEQSTASELFLDELVVKKPAALVGSLKLSDSRLALAAAGCATEFRGGALMCTGDKVRVRKTVNVMGAENLLLEGNLCDTFFSVRSTLYHHHQV; encoded by the exons ATGATCGAACATGGAACTAGAATCAAGTTCTCACCGCTATATGGAGTTCAAGGTATTG GCGAGGATCCTTTCTGCTACGTCCTTGACTTGGACGGCTTTAAAATCCTACTTGATTGCGGGTGGAATGATAGTTTCGACGTGAACTTGCTAGAGCCTCTTGCAAAAGTTGCAGCGGAGGTAGATGCCGTTCTCATCTCCCATCCCGACACTGAACATTTGGGCGCGTTACCGTATGCATTTGGCAAGCTTGGCATGCGTTGCAAGGTATACGCAACGCTCCCTGTGCACAAAATGGGACTTATGTTCATGTATGATCACTTTCTTTCGCGCAACGCGAATGAAGATTTCAGAGTCTTTACACTTGATGACATAGATACTGCCTTCAGCGCTTTTGTACCAGTGCGATACGCGCAACGATCAGCTCTAGTCGGTCACGGGGCCGGCATTACAATCACCCCATATGCAGCTGGACACATGCTGGGGGGTGCGCTTTGGAAGGTGCACAAAGAAACAGACGATGTTGTTTACGCTGTTAACTTCAACCATAGAAGGGAGAAACACTTGAATGGAACCGTTCTAGAATCAATCAAACGACCGGCAGTGCTCATTACTGATGCATCCAATGCACGACGACTTCCTCCATCCAAAACGCGAGAAAATGACTTGATTGAAGCCATATTGCGCACTGTGCGGCAAGATGGTAACGTGCTCATCCCAATTGATCCTGCCGGTCGTGTCCTGGAACTTTTACTGGTTTTAGAAGAAAGATGGTCGCAAAAGCAACTTGCAGCCTACCAGCTCGTATTGCTCACTAAAGTGGCGTACAATACTCTTGAGTTCGCCCGTAGTCATCTTGAGTGGATGGGTGAGCATGTTGGTCAATATTTTGACAGGGAGCGCCACAACGCCTTTAACACCCGTCACTTAAAACTATGCCACTCTATTGATGAATTCCGCGCGTTGCCTCAAGGACCCAAAGTTGTCCTCGCGTCATTTGGTTCCCTCGATGCTGGGGCATCCCGACATATATTCGTGGAGTGGGCCCCAGACCCTCGAAATTTGATAGTTTTCACCGATAGATTGCAACCAGGCTCACTTTCACGCGAGGTATGCAGATTATCACAGCTGCCACCCGGTGCACGATTACCTCTGAGGATCTCTCTGTCGCAAAGATTAAAACTCGTTGGTGACGAGTTACTTGAATGGCAGGGGAAGGAAATTTCAAGATCGCAAGCATTGGTCCCGATTAAAAGTTCAACAAAGTATAGGGTTTTGAGGGAACCCAAACCAGTGATTGAATCATGTAAACCTAATTTGGATACTCAATGTACAACAATGCATTCTCAAGCCTCGCATCGCGGTGGTCGATGCTACGTGCTTGATGGCATTAACCAAGTCAACAATGCAAATGTTGCGATCTTTGACGATGAATCATGGTATCCAAATGTGCTAGACTTTGGAGAGACAATCACATCTGAAACCTTTGAAGGGTATGTCCAAATCGGATTGCAAAACGACCACCGCAGCGGCGATCGCATCGAAGAAAGACCTGGAGAATTCGGTCATACCTCAGATCCTGGAAGGGTTTACCCCGATACACAATTTATGGGACTCGAAGATAGTCCGACAAAAATATTGACAGAAACGCATGATGTCTATTTGCGGGCGGCTGTGCATATATGCGACTTTGAAGGCAACTCTGACGGTCATAGCATCCAAACCATTCTAACTCATTTAGAGCCACGCCGAGTAATACTTGTTCGTGGTAACCCATCAGATACCGACTTTCTGCGCATGCAGCTTCAGAAGTCACTTTTGCGGGCAGAAATCCATGCGCCGAAACAATCTCAGATGGTTGAATGTATCTCAGAAAACACGACATTTCGCCTTGAGCTGTCCCAGGACCTCTTGTCCCATACCCATATGCGCGATGTGGCGGGATATCAAGTTGGTTGGGTGGAGGGCAATGTTTTGATATCCAGAGGAGGAGGTGACCCTGCAGCTACACTAGTCCCAGCCAAGTCGGGAATGATTTGCGAAGCACAGCGCACTGGACTGCAACCAAATACCGGAGCATCTCAAACTGCGACAAGGGAGACAAGAACACAAGACGCTCGCGTTGGTTTAGACTTCAGTCGTGAAATAGATGAGCAATCGACAGCTTCAGAGCTTTTCCTAGATGAACTTGTTGTGAAAAAACCTGCAGCACTTGTTGGAAGCCTCAAACTTAGTGACTCTAGGTTGGCGTTGGCGGCAGCAGGTTGCGCAACTGAATTCCGTGGAGGCGCGCTGATGTGCACAGGAGACAAAGTACGTGTTAGGAAAACGGTAAATGTGATGGGTGCAGAAAACCTTCTACTCGAAGGGAATCTGTGTGATACATTTTTCAGTGTACGTTCGACGTTGTACCATCACCACCAAGTATAG
- the CDKC gene encoding predicted protein (CDKC (cyclin dependant kinase C)with a PTAIRE motif), producing the protein MLQAATSRSVDVFEKLEQVGEGTYGQVYMARNRLDGEIVALKKVRMDNEKEGFPITAIREIKILKTLDHKNVIKLKEIVTSKVRSPNKTSIYMVFEYMDHDLTGLADRPGIKFTVPQIKCYMKQLLTGLTYCHLNNILHRDIKGSNLLIDNQGVLKLADFGLARPCALENSKTLTNRVITLWYRPPELLLGTQTYGPAVDMWSAGCIFAELLYGKPILPVRDEVEQLDLIFKLCGSPVADEWPEYRELPWSKKYTKQKPFQRRTHEVFRRFPLSARNLIDGLLALNPRKRMTAKDALDSDYFWEEPMPCSPQDLPKYEPSHEFQTRKRRQVRFWCPWCLW; encoded by the exons ATGCTACAAGCCgcgacctcgcgctcggtcgACGTTTTTGAAAAGTTGGAACAAGTTGGGGAAGGCACTTATGGACAG GTATATATGGCTCGTAACCGGTTGGATGGGGAGATAGTCGCCTTGAAAAAGGTCAGGATGGACAACGAAAAAGAAGGTTTCCCTATCACTGCGATACGGGAGATAAAAATCCTTAAAACACTCGATCACAAGAACGTGATAAAGTTAAAAGAAATAGTCACGTCTAAGGTCCGCAGCCCT AACAAGACCAGCATCTATATGGTATTTGAATACATGGATCACGATCTCACCGGTCTAGCTGATCGTCCCGGGATAAAATTCACAGTCCCTCAGATAAA GTGCTACATGAAACAGCTATTAACTGGCTTAACTTACTGTCATCTTAACAACATTCTTCATCGCGACATCAAAGGCTCCAACCTTTTGATAGATAATCAAGGCGTTCTGAAACTTGCTGACTTTGGGCTCGCTAGACCCTGCGCTCTTGAAAACTCAAAAACTTTGACGAATCGCGTGATCACCTTATGGTATCGACCGCCTGAACTACTTTTGGGCACGCAGACATATGGCCCAGCAGTCGATATGTGGTCAGCGGGATGTATATTTGCAGAGCTACTCTATGGAAAACCGATCCTTCCGGTACGT GACGAGGTGGAACAGCTTGACTTGATATTCAAACTGTGTGGTTCTCCTGTGGCGGATGAATGGCCAGAATATAGAGAGCTCCCATG GTCGAAGAAGTACACAAAGCAAAAACCGTTTCAGCGACGAACTCATGAAGTTTTTCGCAGATTCCCCTTG AGTGCACGGAATCTCATTGACGGCCTCTTAGCGTTGAATCCTCGAAAACGTATGACAGCCAAAGATGCCCTGGACTCGGACTATTTTTGGGAGGAGCCGATGCCTTGTAGTCCGCAGGACCTTCCCAAATATGAGCCATCTCATGAGTTTCAAACTCGTAAACGACGTCAGGTGCGTTTTTGGTGCCCTTGGTGTTTGTGGTGA